The nucleotide sequence aaatcaaagtcaactgcaagtcatatcatcatctccatgatgtcatggtcctcttccagaaggaaggacaaacacaacaacaacaatttctaAGATATAGCCTCTATAATTCCAGGCATATAAAGCTTGGTCAGAAAGCCCCCTTGGACTCTGGACAGTTGCATAAACAACCTTATCTGCCAAGGCCTTGATCCTGACAACCTGGATAGAAAATGAAAGTTATTTGACTCACTTAAAAGAACCTActatcattctcttcctcctctccccacacaCAACAAAATCCTCCCCACCTATGTCTTATGCTCAGGCTTTCCTGGGAAAGGACTGGGTGGGAGGGATGCTGGAGGCATTAGGAACTTAGAAGGGATTAGTAAGGAGCAAAGATTCATGGGATCCTCCAGTGTGTGGGAAAGGGAAACCAGAGGAAATCAGGATGTTCTGGTCTTCGCCATCAGGCAAAAGACAACCAACTTTATCTGGCACTATCATTGCTGCTGTGCTAGTCATTTCCCTgggctctttttctctctcttcatccacATCAAGAGCCCCAAAAGCTAATTGCTGGCCTGGGGCCCAGATCCTGGACCCACCCCATCCTCTCCCTAGGGTCTTAGCAGAATTAATGAGCTACATCTCTCCACGGGATGGGAGATCTGGGATCTGTTCCTCCTCAACCACTGTAACCTCCTAATACCACCATAATGTCTCTTTCGTGCCTTTCATTTTGTCCTTAGCTGGTGAGATTATAAGGTGGCCATTACTCTGGATTTGAGAGGTTTTTCCCCAACCCCCCAAGAAGTCAACCATTACTTAAGATTTTGCCACTCCCCTTTGCATCTGCACCAGACTACCCAGAAGAAGGAGATTTTGTGGAGTAGGAACCCCTTAAGTTCTATCTAAAGTATAACCCCCATTGGCTCTGAAACAGGGGTTTATAGCAGTTTcctcttattctcttttcttttctcacctTAATGATTTAATTGGAGCTAGAGACTGCTCTTTGGCATAGTGGAGCTCCAGCAGCAAGACACTGAGGAGATTTTTGTCACTGAGTCAGGGTAAGTGGAAAATTTGTTCTCTGGTTGTCAGAGAGGGATAGGTTTGGCAGTTAGCAAAAAGGAGGTTTTCTCCTGTTTATGGAACAGACAAGAACCCCTGGGGGAGACAGTTTGGGGAGAGCAGTAGACAGAGAGGtaggggaaaacaaaaaacaaaaacagagagagagggaagagagaaaacaaagcacATAAAACAATGTACCTTCAAGTACTATAGACAAACCCTTGTTAAATGAGAGagcagaaaatgaagagaaagagaagcaagTCACACAAAGAGACAGCCCAAAGAGAGGAAGATATAAACAGGTCAGAATAGAAAgattgagagaaataaaaagagaagaggaaaaagtgagatAAGTATGCAAAGAGATGATTAGATAGCTAGATAATGAAAATTCTTTCATGCAAGGAATggtgggagacagagacaaaaaaagtaGCTAGATCCCACTAAAAAACGGCCTTCAAACACATGATGGATTATCATTAGTCAGGGTAAAGAGTTCATTGCAATCCTGCCTAGAGGCAAGACTATGACCAAGACGGTTTCTCAGGGCCATTTGACACTACTATTGACCCCACCATTAAGTGTTGCCTATTGCATTCTGTACCCTCCCCCTCAACCTGACCTATGGAACAATCTCAATCTCTTACCTCTGAGATTTGGCCTAAGCAGACTTCCTGCTGCCTCTGCCATGTCCCAACTCTTCCCACCTTAACTCCAAAGACCAAGGCCACCTCCCCCAAGAGCTTCCTTGATTCCATGTGACCCTAATTGTTATGAACTTGTGTCCTCtgcattcaatttatttttttaatctttcattttccttctagttttttCTATTACTGTGTTTGTTCTGTCTCTTCAACTAGACCAAAGGCTTTTCAAGTGCATGAATCatgtctcccatttcttttctctgggtcAGTTTGGTGGGTTGCATATAGTGTGGAAGAGACTTTCTGAACCAGTTAGCtttccaaaagaggaaaattCTATTCCTCAGGCTCAGAAGAGATGACTAAATCTAGCCATTTGCCCCAAGTTTGTAGACTGTCTGTAAGGAAGAATAGGATAAAAGGGTATGGATGATGCTGTGTCATGCATTCCTGCTTCCAGAAAAACAAATGTCAAGCAGATATCCTATACATGCATGCTTCTAGTCATGAACTTCATTTTCTTAGacaaaggagttttttttttttactattacaaTTTTTTGGTAATATCCCTGTCATCTAAAAGAGCAAAACATACGAAAACAAGAGAGAACACAGTCCGTGTTCTCCTCTTTACTCAACCAATAAATCAGGACATCTTGGGTGTTTGTACTCACATTAACAAAATTCTTATCAAAAGGGTAGAGGATGGTGGTGTTAGTTAACAGAGTTGAAAGAAGGGCTACTGTATATTATATAACATTGTGTCTATGGGAAGGAGCGCCAATAGAAAAGTAGATGAATGGAATTGCATGACtgaataagaaaaggaagaaaaaaatactccaatTACTCTGTTTTGACAAGTTCACAGGCACAaacaacataaaatttaaaagcttaaGAAATATctcaactttctctctctctctccctctctctctctctctctctctctctctctctctctctctgtctctatattttCCAGAGCCCAGATGAAAGCAAGGCCATGATTAATAAAAGCTCCCCAGAAGGTTTTATTCTCCTGGGCTTCTCTGACCACCCCAGATTAGAGAAAGCCCTCTTTGTGGTAGTACTCACTTCCTATTTTGTGACTCTGGTTGGCAACACACTCATCATCTTATTGTCTATCCTTGACTCCAAACTCCACACTCCCATGTACTTCTTTATTTCCAACCTCTCCGTTCTGGATCTCTGCTTCACCACAAGCTGTGTTCCCCAGTTATTGTCCCACCTCTGGGGTCCAGAGAAGACCATCAGCTTTAATAGCTGTGCCATTCAGCTCTTTGTGTTCCTGGCCCTAGGGACCACTGAGTGTATCCTTCTGGGTGTCATGGCCTTTGACCGATATGTGGCAATTTGCCGACCCCTCCATTATGCCATTGTTATGCACCCCCGCCTTACCCAGGAACTAGCAACTATAGCCTGGATCATTGGACTATTGGAGTCTGTGGTCCAGACACCACCCACTCTTCATTTACCATTCTGCTCCCACAGAAGAGTAGATGACTTCGTATGTGAAGTCCCAGCCCTTATCCGCCTCTCCTGTGAGAACACTACTTACAATGAGATCCAGATGGCTGTGGCCAGTGTCctgatcctggttgtgcccctgaCTCTCATTTTCGTGTCCTATGGTGCTATTGTCCAGACTGTGCTAAAGATTAACTCAGCAGTAGGACGGAAGAAAGCTTTTGGGACCTGCTCCTCCCACCTCCTGGTGGTCTCCTTCTTCTACAGTTCTGTCATCACTGTCTACCTCCAGCCCAAGAACCCCTATGCCCAGGACCGAGGAAAATTCTTTGGCCTTTTCTATGCTGTGGGAACACCTGCACTAAACCCACTCATATACACCCTGAGAAACAAGGAGGTGAAGGAGGCATTTGGGAGGCTGTTGGAGAAGATCAAGCAACCAGGGGAGAGCTGAGACATTAAGACTGAGATATTTCTGAAGTTAGGAGGGATGTTTCCAATGCTTCTCAGTTTCACCTGGAATTTCAACTGACCCAACGACCAACTCAACACATAACCTCAGAGTGGGGAAGGGCTCTGTTTGGGATGGGAATCTCTGTTAAATATATGAAATCTTTGTGTATCtgacttccttttgtttttcttctctaccctatatccatcttttccttcctctgtcttcACCTTAATTTTTATCATATATAATATTCCCTCATTTCTCTAGCTCTGTTTTAACTGGTCACCTCTTGCCATttctgtcttctgtctccaactatcatctctttctctgttacCACATGAATCTTCTttgacctgtgtgaccctaaacaagtcatcTATTCTGTAGGCCTATCTTCTTGCTGAGATTTAAACTCTGCCCACCCAAGGAGGCCAAaaactgttgtggtttcatgatgtgttgcggtggaaccatctcaaagaattcaaagTCAGACTACTTCTAATACAAGTTAGGTATTTATTGAATTGACAGCTTTCATGGAGCCAGCTgaattccaagaggaaccagcaccttcagagaaagcaagatggatttttatagggtaaagatgctcATTACACAATCACCATTTAAATAGAATATGGAATACGATTAATATCAAAAAGGCAGGAGGAATTTGTTAAGGAATTAGGTAATTGAGGAGGGTTCTCTTCTGTGGTTTggtggtcaaacatcctggtcatgctgccctccaaTTGGTTAGCTACTGTGGTcttgtctggtcaagatggatagttaggtattgtaGTCCTGTCTTGACCTAAATGAATGATGTGATTATAGTTGAGTACAAGAACACACCtattcaaatatgtgaattggatctgaAGGCAGTAGATATCTAGGGGCAATGGCTATATTGGGTCTGGGGGCCTGAGGTGTGATTAAAGCCAGATCTTGTGGTTAAATCAGGAtatgcctgctgttcagtggggcccataaggaagttagaacactgggtctgggggcagctttattagtattccatcaccacCCCCCCTTCAAAGAGCTGGGACCCAAATTCATTTTGGAAAAGGGTAGTTCTCTGCTTCTGTAGCTTCTTCAGGCTGAAAAGGGGCATAAAGCTGTCCCTGTCTCAACAAGTCCCAGGGAAGAAGAAGTTGACTGGAACCGAGGAACGGTTACATCCAGGGGATGATGGGTGAGTATGGGCTGGCATCCACTGTTTGCTGCCAATTGTAAGTGAATTGGCCTGTAGTCTAAGAGACACAAATCTTACAGGCAAGTTCAATGTGCAGGGCTCCAGATATAAGGAGAAAGATAGATATATCTAATAACAGGCAACTGACTAGGCCAAGTACCCATTTACTAAATTGTTTAGGTtgtagaaaagaataaaattttaagcTGAATAGCTCAGACCTAACACACATTTTATCATAGCAGCTCAGATGTATCCCATCCTTAGTCTATGAGATAATGATTAACATTGTGTTTGTAACTTTGGTTCAGAAACTTCTTTTCACTTGGCTATGCAGGCCGGCAGATGACAAGCCTGTGTACTAATTTACCCAGTTGTTTGGAATGTGGAATGACTACACATACAGATTGAAAACTACAAGATTTCATTTGCATGtgctcatatcttttactgaACACTTACTCtaattagagaaatttgctataaaagcaAAAAGTAGGGACATGCCAGATATAACAGGATAAAATATCCTTAGCTTTGTTTCAATTCAGataacattcattttaattccATCTCACagccagactcaggaatagcCAGGAGGGAGACATTCTTTTTCAAAGGAagacaatggggaaactgagccaaaaaGACCCCATCTTAGAGACTAAGGTGGTACTCTCTGCTTTTCCCAGAAGCAAACTTCCATCTGTAGCAAGCTCATGCTCCCTCTGAGTAGCTCATGGCCTTTCTTTCAGATACTGATTTTATGCAGACAACTATATCTAAATTGAGAGATCAGGATCTCAATGATGCAATTTAGGTAGGGATTGCTAAAAGAGCAATCTTGGTGAAAAAATGGACATGAATAGTACTAGGTTAATTCTGCCCTCCAAACCCTccattcctctcccaccccactgCAATGCATTCCAATTCTTGCTACCTAAGACACAGTGTCCTATAGGGATTTTCTTGCCTAAACTTCCCTTTCTTTACCTTGGGGACTTCCTCTCTAGACTCCTCCATACCAGACACTAATTGTTGGAATAGGATGCATGGTTGCCCCCAGAGCTTTAGTGTTCCCTTCCAGGAGACTGAAAGCTCTGACTCTCCCGCTCATCTCTTCTCACCCTTCATCATCCTGTCCTTCAGCATCAGGGGGAAGGTTACTGCTGCTCCCAGGAAGATTATATATTCTCCTGGTAACCTTAGTTCTTCTCCTGCCAGCTCTCAACCACAGGACTTCTCCCAGGGTACTAGCTGACAACTGTTACCACTCCTGTCCAGATTAGACATAGAAGGATCATCTCCTCCGTTTGCTATCAGGACAGATGTCATATCTGTCCCCATATCCACCTCCTCCTTAAAGATCTAGGATGTAATATCCTGCAGTCCCCTCCCAGCCCTCAGTCATGCCTGTCAGCGCCATCTGGCACTGACATCTACCTTCAATTTATCTCACTGTAGATTCACACACAGAGGAGCCAGAGGGAAACCAATAGACCAACGTTTTAGCCAAAAACTCTGAAATTCAACTCCAGAGAGTAAGAGtgagatgaaaatgaaagaagaggagaTAAAGGTGAGTTTGGTCTTCTAGTGTCTGTAGAATGAGGCTAAGGACAACATTCTAGATTTGGATGCATTCTGGGGCATTTGAAGCAGTAGATTTTCTTCCTAATATTGTTCTCTTCATATTGAAATGAATTCCCTGAGTTTACATCAACAAATGGCAGAAGTGGAGCAAGGAGTAGCAGGAGAATTCATTTTAGTGCCAAGGAAAGAGTCTTAGACAGTAAATTCAAGAGATCTGGATTCCAGTCTCTGAATTTTTTTCACCAGCCGTAACCTTGTACAACTCACTATGAAATGGAAGAGTTCTGAAGGGTtcaaaggtccctcccagctgagAAACTAAATTATActgatgtagaaaaaaaaaaaagtccggACATTGAATCAGGAGACCTAGATGTGAATCCTAGTTAATGCTCATATTGCCTACGTCTCAGGAgaatg is from Trichosurus vulpecula isolate mTriVul1 chromosome 7, mTriVul1.pri, whole genome shotgun sequence and encodes:
- the LOC118857243 gene encoding olfactory receptor 2H2-like encodes the protein MINKSSPEGFILLGFSDHPRLEKALFVVVLTSYFVTLVGNTLIILLSILDSKLHTPMYFFISNLSVLDLCFTTSCVPQLLSHLWGPEKTISFNSCAIQLFVFLALGTTECILLGVMAFDRYVAICRPLHYAIVMHPRLTQELATIAWIIGLLESVVQTPPTLHLPFCSHRRVDDFVCEVPALIRLSCENTTYNEIQMAVASVLILVVPLTLIFVSYGAIVQTVLKINSAVGRKKAFGTCSSHLLVVSFFYSSVITVYLQPKNPYAQDRGKFFGLFYAVGTPALNPLIYTLRNKEVKEAFGRLLEKIKQPGES